A region of Malaciobacter marinus DNA encodes the following proteins:
- a CDS encoding FIST C-terminal domain-containing protein — translation MSINVKYYKSLDAFVRDCKDENNRYLLLVAQECKFYMSLLKNSKIQAYGAIFPEIMFEAVNYKDGLLAYKLDDDEKIIIQNDISKTYFEKDEFKQIKSVITFVDGLSHHIDEFLDTFFELLEPQTQVLGGGAGMTPFNRKEVIFSPEGIYKDAALLLCKKQEINIGVEHGWTILKDQLVTTLVNETSILQIDYNNALDYYKKVIEEDLNIQINDINDYLNSYPIGLVKFDNEILVKEIFDVSNDSLNISNSISQNSVIAILKGNKDKLINAAKQATLEAVSKSENKQSLVLVFECVSRKSFLKESFEDEMQMIKKTSDNRLMLGVLTLGEIVNKGDVNLNLFNKTCLVGAIC, via the coding sequence ATGAGTATCAATGTAAAATATTATAAAAGTTTAGATGCCTTTGTAAGAGATTGTAAAGATGAAAATAATAGATATTTATTATTAGTAGCTCAAGAGTGTAAATTTTATATGTCATTATTGAAAAATTCTAAAATTCAAGCATATGGAGCAATTTTCCCTGAAATTATGTTTGAAGCAGTAAATTATAAAGATGGACTTTTAGCATATAAACTTGATGATGATGAAAAAATAATAATTCAAAATGATATTTCAAAAACTTATTTTGAAAAAGATGAATTTAAACAAATCAAATCAGTAATTACTTTTGTTGATGGATTAAGTCATCATATAGACGAATTTTTAGATACTTTTTTTGAATTACTTGAGCCTCAAACACAAGTCTTAGGTGGCGGTGCGGGAATGACTCCTTTTAATAGAAAAGAAGTTATTTTTTCACCTGAGGGCATATATAAAGATGCTGCTTTATTACTTTGTAAAAAGCAAGAGATTAATATTGGTGTAGAACATGGATGGACGATATTAAAAGATCAACTTGTAACTACACTTGTTAATGAAACTAGTATTTTACAAATTGATTATAATAATGCACTTGATTATTATAAAAAAGTTATTGAAGAGGATTTAAATATACAAATAAATGATATTAATGATTATTTAAACTCTTATCCCATTGGTTTAGTAAAATTTGATAATGAGATTTTAGTCAAAGAAATATTTGATGTTTCAAATGATAGTTTAAATATCTCTAATTCTATCTCTCAAAATTCTGTAATTGCTATTTTAAAAGGCAATAAAGATAAATTAATCAATGCTGCAAAGCAAGCAACTTTAGAAGCTGTTAGCAAAAGTGAAAATAAACAAAGCTTGGTTTTAGTTTTTGAATGTGTATCAAGAAAAAGCTTTTTAAAAGAAAGTTTTGAGGATGAAATGCAAATGATAAAAAAGACAAGTGATAATAGACTAATGTTAGGTGTTTTAACACTAGGTGAAATTGTAAACAAAGGTGATGTAAATTTAAACTTATTTAATAAAACTTGTTTAGTAGGTGCAATATGTTAG
- a CDS encoding hybrid sensor histidine kinase/response regulator, translating into MEKFSILLVDDVAENIHSLKMMIEDSFDVKIFSALSAQEGMEILMKEDINLILTDIQMPEIDGFEFAEYLKSIEKTKDIPLIFITGIYDKDEYKRRGYDIGAIEYITKPIDDLLLDAKLKVYIDIFERSKKREDELEEKNEILIHQAKMATMGEMIGVIAHQLKQPLNVLSLYCNDVKDSYNFGEINDEFIDEFSKKTKSNINFMSQTIDDFRDFFNPKKSKSKFLLKKVIENSQSLLLKQLQNNNVNLHIDVSNEEVYGVDSELEQVILNLLTNAQDAFIEREIEQRDIYITAGSNKNYTVLVVEDTAGGIKEDDPEKIFDPYFTTKEKGTGTGLYMVKLVVKTSFNGELKLKNTGKGAKFIMILSNGNNS; encoded by the coding sequence ATGGAAAAGTTTAGTATTTTGTTAGTTGATGATGTTGCTGAGAATATTCACTCTTTAAAGATGATGATTGAAGATAGTTTTGATGTTAAGATTTTTAGTGCATTAAGTGCTCAAGAGGGCATGGAAATTTTAATGAAAGAAGATATAAATCTAATCTTAACTGATATTCAAATGCCTGAAATTGATGGTTTTGAGTTTGCTGAATATCTAAAAAGCATTGAAAAAACAAAAGATATTCCCTTGATTTTTATTACTGGTATTTATGATAAAGATGAGTATAAAAGAAGAGGGTATGATATTGGAGCAATTGAATATATAACAAAACCAATCGATGATCTTTTATTAGATGCAAAACTTAAAGTATATATAGATATTTTTGAAAGAAGTAAAAAAAGAGAAGATGAATTAGAAGAAAAAAATGAGATTTTGATTCATCAAGCGAAAATGGCTACTATGGGTGAAATGATAGGTGTAATAGCTCATCAATTAAAACAACCCTTAAATGTACTTTCATTGTATTGCAATGATGTTAAAGACTCTTATAATTTTGGTGAGATTAATGATGAATTTATTGATGAATTTTCTAAAAAAACAAAAAGCAATATAAACTTTATGAGTCAAACTATTGATGATTTTAGGGATTTTTTCAATCCTAAAAAATCAAAAAGTAAATTTTTACTTAAAAAAGTTATTGAAAATTCACAAAGTTTACTTTTAAAACAACTACAAAATAATAATGTAAATTTACATATTGATGTATCAAATGAAGAGGTTTATGGTGTTGATTCAGAATTAGAACAAGTTATATTAAATCTTTTAACAAATGCACAAGATGCTTTTATTGAAAGAGAAATTGAACAAAGAGATATTTATATAACAGCAGGATCTAATAAAAACTATACTGTACTAGTTGTAGAGGATACAGCAGGAGGTATAAAAGAAGATGATCCAGAAAAGATTTTTGATCCTTATTTTACTACAAAAGAAAAAGGTACAGGAACAGGTCTTTATATGGTAAAACTTGTTGTAAAAACAAGTTTTAATGGAGAGTTAAAGTTAAAAAATACTGGCAAAGGTGCTAAGTTTATTATGATATTGTCAAATGGAAATAATTCTTAG
- a CDS encoding sensor histidine kinase, translated as MLVEQLALTYKCHSAIGNSLDLKEMLKEVLKTFINETFALYGTFYLYDEGKKSLNKIISMGKIQDFDIEDYSNIYDSFNIIDNKNDKTQRVLILPLDRGIIFLVYSKKSMNMSFLGSMFQGLAHKLNISIDSCLNVTIMKKRNEKLRALAIELERQRKELVESNKYKNDFLANMSHELKTPLNSIIVISSVMKKNKKEKLDEEQVKNMNIINTCGNDLLVLINDILDISKIEAGELSLNLKKLDIQVLIDSLYDSMLPLAKDKNLKFVKSFNIENTFILTDEARIKQIMKNLLSNAIKFTEEGSIEIKVEESNDDIIISIIDEGIGIGKDKLKNIFERFKQADGSTTRKYGGTGLGLAISKELSQLLGGDIKVNSEMGIGSEFQVTLPKKVTIKNVSDDKVDISSGNESIKTEEIVFFDIEDSSKNSEEEIKDLNNLLIINGDHATVFPILVTFKKQGIQIEHTNSVENAQKVIQNRTFEAIVFDVLNSQGENLEKLEKTAIENSLVLVAIGDEKFDKADISISRDKVDKSLVQEVMNLVKVKKTNK; from the coding sequence ATGTTAGTTGAACAATTAGCACTTACATATAAATGCCATAGTGCAATAGGAAATAGTTTAGATTTAAAAGAGATGTTAAAAGAAGTACTAAAGACATTTATTAATGAAACCTTTGCTTTATATGGGACTTTTTATCTGTATGATGAGGGCAAAAAAAGCTTAAATAAAATTATAAGTATGGGTAAAATACAAGATTTTGATATTGAAGATTATTCTAATATCTATGATAGTTTTAATATAATTGACAATAAAAATGATAAAACACAAAGGGTTTTAATACTACCTTTAGATAGAGGAATAATCTTTCTTGTTTATAGTAAAAAAAGTATGAATATGAGTTTTTTAGGCTCTATGTTTCAAGGTCTTGCACACAAATTAAATATTAGTATTGATTCATGCTTAAATGTTACAATAATGAAAAAAAGAAATGAAAAACTAAGAGCTTTGGCTATTGAACTTGAAAGACAAAGAAAAGAGCTAGTTGAATCAAATAAATACAAAAATGACTTCTTAGCAAATATGAGTCATGAATTAAAAACCCCTTTAAACTCTATTATTGTAATTTCTTCTGTAATGAAAAAAAATAAAAAAGAAAAGCTAGATGAAGAACAAGTGAAAAATATGAATATAATAAATACTTGTGGAAATGATCTTTTAGTTTTGATAAATGATATATTAGATATTTCAAAAATAGAAGCAGGAGAGTTGTCTTTAAACTTAAAAAAACTAGATATACAAGTGTTGATTGATTCTTTATATGATTCTATGCTTCCTTTAGCAAAAGACAAAAATTTAAAATTTGTAAAATCATTTAATATAGAAAATACTTTTATTTTAACTGATGAAGCAAGAATAAAACAAATAATGAAAAATTTATTAAGTAATGCAATAAAGTTTACAGAAGAGGGCAGTATTGAAATAAAAGTAGAAGAAAGCAATGATGATATTATAATTTCTATAATTGATGAGGGAATTGGAATAGGAAAAGATAAATTAAAAAATATTTTTGAAAGATTTAAACAAGCTGATGGAAGTACAACAAGAAAATATGGTGGAACTGGACTTGGACTTGCCATATCAAAAGAGTTATCACAACTTTTAGGTGGCGATATAAAAGTAAATAGTGAAATGGGTATTGGAAGTGAATTTCAAGTTACTTTACCTAAAAAAGTAACAATCAAAAATGTTTCTGATGATAAGGTTGATATTTCATCAGGTAATGAAAGTATAAAAACAGAAGAGATAGTGTTTTTTGATATTGAAGATAGTTCTAAAAACAGTGAAGAAGAGATTAAAGATTTAAATAATCTTTTAATAATAAATGGTGACCATGCAACTGTTTTCCCAATTTTAGTAACATTTAAAAAGCAAGGTATTCAAATTGAGCATACAAACTCTGTGGAAAATGCCCAAAAAGTGATACAAAATAGAACTTTTGAAGCAATAGTTTTTGATGTATTAAATTCACAAGGAGAAAATTTAGAAAAACTAGAAAAAACAGCAATTGAAAACAGTTTAGTTTTAGTTGCAATTGGCGATGAAAAATTTGATAAAGCAGATATAAGTATATCAAGAGATAAAGTTGATAAATCTTTAGTTCAAGAAGTAATGAATTTAGTTAAAGTAAAGAAAACTAATAAATAA
- a CDS encoding response regulator, with translation MINKDFLKKLTILYVEDEDLAREKLAKTLNRLFKTVYLAPNGMEGYIQFQKLHLAKTPVDLVLSDINMPKMSGIEMLEQIRQLDEEVPFIFTTARSESENLLKAIELKANHYILKPIDTEDVILKSQEVCQKKYYEKMLSIKNQELEQYLDAIDNIAVVLKFDEEINITFINSAFLLSFQKDEKEIINYNFQELIHKDTSREVIEDVIKQIKEKSKWEGELKFADSKGLPFYVTCNIFEIDENHNKAFICIGFLSTKENLEKREFKKKVIKNIQEQRELIANLKKQQEQLKLKISKYENIVPLLRSELDTEKKKSQAKLQQIKHYENEKLGLDEKQESILKMKNKQLEEYKDVMIKVKKEKDLLVEKIHTLEKEVLAKKVDIEKKQETIDVKMKRIEDLNDVIKFREAQIKELDPKALLD, from the coding sequence ATGATTAATAAAGATTTTTTAAAAAAACTTACTATTTTATATGTAGAAGATGAAGACCTAGCAAGAGAAAAACTTGCTAAAACATTAAATAGGTTATTTAAAACTGTATATTTAGCTCCAAATGGTATGGAAGGATACATACAGTTTCAAAAACTTCATTTAGCAAAAACACCAGTTGATTTAGTATTAAGTGATATAAATATGCCCAAAATGAGTGGTATAGAAATGCTTGAACAAATCAGACAACTAGATGAAGAAGTTCCTTTTATATTTACAACTGCAAGATCAGAATCAGAAAACTTACTTAAAGCAATTGAATTAAAAGCAAACCATTATATTCTTAAACCTATTGACACAGAAGATGTGATTTTGAAATCCCAAGAAGTTTGTCAAAAAAAATATTATGAAAAAATGCTTTCTATAAAAAATCAAGAGTTAGAGCAGTATTTAGATGCAATAGATAATATTGCAGTAGTATTAAAATTTGATGAGGAAATTAATATAACATTTATTAATAGTGCATTTTTATTATCTTTTCAAAAAGATGAAAAAGAGATAATAAATTACAATTTTCAAGAACTTATTCACAAAGATACTTCAAGGGAAGTTATAGAAGATGTTATTAAACAAATAAAAGAAAAAAGTAAATGGGAAGGTGAATTAAAGTTTGCAGACTCAAAAGGCTTACCTTTTTATGTTACTTGTAATATATTTGAAATTGATGAAAATCATAATAAAGCTTTTATTTGTATTGGTTTTTTATCAACAAAAGAGAATTTAGAAAAAAGAGAATTTAAAAAGAAAGTAATTAAAAATATACAAGAACAAAGAGAATTAATTGCTAATTTAAAAAAGCAACAAGAACAATTGAAATTAAAAATTTCAAAGTATGAAAATATAGTTCCTTTATTAAGAAGTGAACTAGATACTGAAAAGAAAAAAAGTCAAGCAAAATTGCAACAGATAAAACATTATGAAAATGAAAAACTAGGTCTTGATGAAAAACAAGAAAGCATACTTAAAATGAAAAATAAACAACTTGAAGAATATAAAGATGTAATGATTAAAGTAAAAAAAGAGAAAGATCTTTTAGTTGAAAAAATTCACACTCTTGAAAAAGAAGTTTTAGCCAAAAAAGTTGATATTGAGAAAAAACAAGAAACAATTGATGTAAAGATGAAAAGAATAGAAGATTTAAATGATGTAATTAAGTTTAGAGAAGCCCAAATAAAAGAGCTTGACCCTAAAGCTTTGCTTGACTAA
- a CDS encoding efflux RND transporter permease subunit, protein MIKNFYTKFLFQNPKKIILSVFLIVCFLGYFATKLEIDASAETLLLENDKDLAFAREVSKNYETQDILVVTFTPNSDILSNTSLTTIKNLSEDIKKLSFTQSITSVLNVPLLQSPVRPIQELVDEVKTIENSKDFDKKLVKKEFLTSPLYKNSLVSSDFKTTAIVVNLKRDKKFYNLVEQRNSLLKLKNSNKASKEELEKLEKISLEFKTYRDTQRDATSKYIQDIRSLLKNYKDKGTLFLGGVNMIATDIISFVKNDLLIYGSTLILLLIAILWIIFRQFRWVALSVLICTLSVIATSGMLGIFGWEVTVISSNFISLQLIITISIVLHLIVRYRELSSIYKNSSQSKLVLNTMLSKLSPSFFAIITTIAGFSSLLLSNIQPVINLGWMMSAGIAISLLIAFLVFPAVLILLNKTVVNKSFESNLHFIDFCIKIVKNKGNKVLIASVILIAFSLTGASLLLVENSFISYFKKDTEIYQSMKVIDQKLGGTTPLDVIIDFNLISKEENKQTKQESNDDMFASFEDEFNSSGNDAQYWFTPHRMNIITKVHDYLNSLEHIGKVQSLATMLKVGKVLNDNKELDSFNLALLYNNLPKEYKSLILEPYINIEKDQARVTLRIIDSDKNLRRDELLKKIKNDLKTIIKDESVEIKLSNLMVLYNNMLQSLFDSQVKTLGFVILTLFIMFLILFRSFTIATIAILANIVPISIIFGIMGWSKIPLDIMTITIAAISIGIGVDDTIHYIHRFKEEFKKDHNYINAMQRSHRSIGFAMLYTSIAVMVGFSILVLSNLIPTIYFGILTVIVMATILASALLLLPRLLILFRPFSKL, encoded by the coding sequence ATGATAAAAAATTTTTATACAAAATTTTTATTTCAAAACCCTAAAAAAATAATACTATCAGTATTTTTGATAGTTTGTTTTTTAGGATACTTTGCAACAAAACTTGAAATAGATGCTTCTGCTGAAACTTTACTTTTAGAAAATGACAAAGATTTGGCTTTTGCAAGAGAGGTTTCTAAAAACTACGAAACTCAAGATATCTTAGTTGTTACATTTACTCCAAATAGTGATATTCTTTCTAATACAAGTTTAACTACTATTAAAAATTTAAGTGAAGATATAAAAAAACTTTCATTTACACAAAGTATCACATCTGTTTTAAATGTACCTTTATTACAATCACCTGTAAGACCTATACAAGAGTTAGTTGATGAAGTAAAAACTATAGAAAACAGTAAAGATTTTGATAAGAAATTAGTAAAAAAAGAGTTTTTGACTTCACCTTTATATAAAAATAGCTTAGTTAGTAGTGATTTTAAAACAACTGCAATTGTAGTGAATTTAAAAAGAGACAAGAAGTTTTATAACTTGGTTGAGCAAAGAAACTCTTTACTTAAATTAAAAAATAGTAATAAAGCTTCTAAAGAAGAGTTAGAAAAACTAGAAAAAATAAGTCTTGAGTTTAAAACATATAGAGATACTCAAAGAGATGCAACCTCAAAATATATTCAAGATATTAGAAGTTTACTAAAAAATTATAAAGATAAAGGAACACTATTTTTAGGTGGTGTTAATATGATTGCCACTGATATTATTAGTTTTGTAAAAAACGATTTATTAATATATGGTTCTACTTTAATCTTACTTCTTATTGCTATATTATGGATTATTTTTAGACAATTTAGATGGGTTGCTTTGTCTGTATTAATTTGTACATTATCAGTAATTGCAACAAGTGGTATGTTAGGAATTTTTGGCTGGGAAGTAACTGTTATCTCATCAAATTTTATTTCATTACAACTAATTATTACAATATCTATTGTACTTCACTTAATTGTAAGATACAGGGAACTTAGCTCTATTTATAAAAACTCTTCTCAAAGTAAATTAGTTTTAAATACTATGCTTTCAAAACTAAGTCCATCTTTCTTTGCTATTATTACGACAATAGCGGGATTTAGCTCACTTTTATTATCAAATATTCAGCCAGTTATAAATCTGGGTTGGATGATGAGTGCAGGTATTGCAATCTCATTATTAATTGCATTTTTAGTTTTTCCAGCAGTTTTAATACTATTAAATAAAACAGTTGTAAATAAAAGCTTTGAAAGTAATTTACATTTTATTGATTTTTGTATAAAAATAGTAAAAAATAAAGGTAATAAAGTTTTAATTGCAAGTGTTATTTTAATTGCTTTTTCACTAACAGGTGCTTCTTTACTTTTAGTAGAAAATAGTTTTATTTCATACTTTAAAAAAGATACAGAGATTTATCAAAGTATGAAAGTAATTGATCAAAAACTAGGAGGGACTACTCCTTTAGATGTTATAATTGATTTTAATCTAATATCAAAAGAGGAGAATAAACAAACAAAACAAGAATCTAATGATGATATGTTTGCTTCTTTTGAAGATGAATTTAATAGTTCAGGAAATGATGCGCAATATTGGTTTACTCCACATAGAATGAATATTATCACAAAAGTTCATGATTATTTAAATAGTTTAGAACATATAGGAAAAGTTCAATCTTTAGCAACAATGTTAAAAGTAGGAAAAGTTTTAAATGACAATAAAGAGTTAGACTCATTTAATCTAGCACTTTTATATAACAATCTTCCAAAAGAGTATAAGTCTTTGATTTTAGAGCCATATATAAATATAGAAAAAGATCAAGCAAGAGTTACTTTAAGAATAATTGATTCAGATAAAAATTTAAGAAGAGATGAGTTATTAAAGAAAATTAAAAATGATTTAAAGACTATTATAAAAGATGAAAGTGTAGAGATAAAACTATCTAATCTTATGGTTTTATATAACAATATGCTTCAATCACTTTTTGACTCACAAGTAAAAACATTGGGATTTGTAATTTTAACTTTATTTATAATGTTTCTAATTTTATTTAGATCATTTACTATTGCAACTATTGCAATATTAGCAAATATAGTTCCAATTTCAATTATATTTGGAATTATGGGATGGTCAAAAATACCACTAGATATTATGACTATTACAATTGCAGCTATTTCAATAGGAATTGGAGTAGATGATACAATTCACTATATTCATAGATTTAAAGAAGAGTTTAAAAAAGACCACAATTATATAAATGCAATGCAAAGATCACATAGATCAATTGGTTTTGCAATGCTTTATACTTCAATAGCTGTAATGGTAGGATTTTCAATTTTAGTTTTATCAAACCTTATTCCAACAATATATTTTGGAATATTAACAGTTATAGTTATGGCAACAATTTTAGCATCAGCATTACTTCTTCTTCCAAGATTACTTATACTATTTAGACCTTTTTCTAAGCTTTAA
- a CDS encoding ATP-binding protein produces the protein MYSFSDSLGFLLFKKLFLIYVLVVGAFTSYEIYVKLELAEKSLHKEFELIKKSYSDNLGESVWNYDRKRTKQIVDEIISNENIEKIIITQISGEVFLENKYKIDKNSLEKQEDLKKIDFEVFNKKNKKVAVLSIYYDKNIIYKMIEKNIVLTVVITLLKFLFLFIFLIYFIKKLIVKPLRSLIEATKHLDGRNRVFVDEVLHKNNKTELAQLTNSFNYMALRINQSFDEMTKLNVKLKQQKKELLQADKYKNYFLANISHELKTPLNPISLITAVMIKNKDNSLNEDNLNNIKIINKSANELKILINDILDLTKIESKDIKLYLKEANLKKVFNTLVSIYDSSANKKGLTFKSDYRLKENLYVIDEQRFTQVCRNLLSNAIKFTSKGEVKFNIFEDETNIFVEVIDTGIGISKKNQEEIFTSFKQLDGTTTRKYSGVGLGLAISKELVILQGGEIKIKSEEEKGSCFLFNIKKSDKTKIAKNENKEEKTEDTQILKLEKNKPKEEKDISVFILNDNPLLFFKVGVALNKEESMSLINIKSLKEFFKAHDKRKREFLIIHKVETNEELMKIKKENNLIIISIGKCNNSEVVDLILDEPIDNEYLIKYIKNNI, from the coding sequence ATGTATAGTTTTTCAGATTCGTTGGGTTTTTTACTATTTAAAAAATTATTTTTAATATATGTATTAGTTGTCGGAGCTTTTACATCATATGAGATTTATGTAAAATTAGAATTAGCAGAAAAAAGTTTACACAAAGAGTTTGAGCTTATAAAAAAATCATACAGTGATAATTTGGGTGAAAGTGTATGGAATTATGATAGAAAAAGAACTAAACAAATAGTAGATGAAATTATAAGTAATGAAAATATTGAAAAAATAATAATAACTCAAATATCAGGTGAAGTTTTTTTAGAAAATAAATATAAAATAGACAAAAATAGTCTTGAAAAACAAGAAGATTTAAAAAAAATTGATTTTGAAGTTTTTAATAAAAAAAATAAAAAAGTAGCAGTCCTTAGTATATATTATGATAAAAATATAATATATAAAATGATAGAAAAAAATATAGTTTTAACAGTTGTTATAACATTATTAAAATTTTTATTTCTTTTTATTTTTTTAATTTATTTTATAAAAAAACTTATAGTAAAACCTTTACGTAGCTTAATAGAAGCGACAAAGCACCTTGATGGTAGAAATAGAGTATTTGTTGATGAGGTTTTACATAAAAATAATAAAACTGAACTAGCTCAATTAACTAACAGTTTTAATTATATGGCTTTACGTATAAATCAAAGTTTTGATGAAATGACAAAATTAAATGTTAAATTAAAGCAGCAAAAAAAAGAGTTACTACAAGCAGATAAATATAAAAATTATTTTCTAGCAAATATAAGTCATGAATTAAAAACTCCATTAAATCCAATATCTTTAATAACAGCAGTTATGATAAAAAATAAAGATAATAGTTTAAATGAAGATAATTTAAATAATATAAAAATAATAAACAAATCTGCAAATGAATTAAAAATTTTAATAAATGATATTTTAGATTTAACTAAAATAGAATCAAAAGATATAAAACTTTATCTAAAAGAAGCTAATTTAAAAAAAGTTTTTAATACATTAGTATCAATTTATGATTCAAGTGCAAATAAAAAAGGATTAACTTTTAAAAGTGATTATAGATTAAAAGAAAATTTATACGTAATTGATGAGCAAAGATTTACACAAGTTTGTAGAAATCTTCTAAGCAATGCTATAAAATTCACTTCAAAAGGAGAAGTAAAATTTAATATTTTTGAAGATGAAACTAATATTTTTGTTGAAGTTATTGACACAGGTATTGGTATTTCAAAGAAAAATCAAGAGGAGATTTTTACTAGCTTTAAACAACTTGATGGAACAACTACAAGAAAATACAGTGGTGTTGGATTAGGTTTAGCAATCTCAAAAGAATTAGTTATTTTACAAGGTGGAGAAATAAAAATAAAAAGTGAAGAAGAAAAAGGAAGTTGCTTTTTATTTAATATTAAAAAATCTGATAAAACAAAAATAGCAAAAAATGAAAATAAAGAAGAAAAAACAGAAGATACTCAAATACTTAAGCTAGAAAAAAATAAACCAAAAGAAGAAAAAGATATTTCAGTTTTTATTTTAAATGACAATCCTTTGTTATTTTTTAAAGTAGGAGTAGCTTTAAATAAAGAAGAATCAATGTCTTTGATTAATATCAAAAGTTTAAAAGAGTTTTTTAAAGCACATGATAAAAGAAAAAGAGAGTTTTTGATTATTCATAAAGTAGAAACTAATGAAGAACTTATGAAAATTAAAAAAGAAAATAATTTGATAATCATTTCTATTGGAAAATGCAATAATAGTGAAGTAGTGGATTTGATTTTAGATGAACCAATTGATAACGAGTATTTAATAAAATATATAAAAAATAATATATAG
- a CDS encoding ModE family transcriptional regulator produces MKKLDKTQTELLLTNLDEDGKLSCLKAFKVARLIGMKPKDMAAIAKAMNIVITNCELGVFGKLKFSEKHDNIYNSLSQNTKDNKKVECEIAWKEAQNKGSTLKKVGSTIKNSDIKVTHCQLGCFYDEEYENFENIT; encoded by the coding sequence ATGAAAAAGTTAGATAAAACGCAAACAGAACTACTGTTAACTAATTTAGATGAAGATGGGAAACTATCTTGTTTAAAAGCTTTTAAAGTTGCAAGATTAATTGGTATGAAACCAAAAGATATGGCAGCAATTGCAAAAGCTATGAATATTGTAATAACAAATTGTGAATTAGGAGTTTTTGGAAAATTAAAATTTTCAGAAAAACATGATAATATTTATAATTCACTAAGTCAAAATACAAAAGATAATAAAAAAGTTGAATGTGAAATAGCGTGGAAAGAGGCTCAAAATAAAGGCTCTACACTTAAAAAAGTTGGTTCAACTATTAAAAATTCAGATATAAAAGTTACACATTGTCAACTTGGATGTTTTTATGATGAAGAGTATGAAAACTTTGAGAATATAACTTAA
- a CDS encoding HAD family hydrolase, which produces MNKKFILFDNDGVLVETEMWYYQANYDILKTVNITLEFDTYQKIMIRGGNAWELAIKEGFKKEQIDKLREKRDELYQYFLQTKDITIKNVVTTLEQLSKKYKMGIITTARRVDFELIHKNRNIIDFMDFTLCVEDYEKAKPHPAPYLAGLKKFNAKEEETVVIEDSQRGLDSAYAANIDCIVIKNEFTKSHDFQKAKYFIDKFDDLKRLL; this is translated from the coding sequence ATGAATAAAAAATTTATACTATTTGATAATGATGGAGTACTAGTTGAAACTGAGATGTGGTACTACCAAGCAAATTATGATATTTTAAAAACAGTAAATATAACTTTAGAATTTGATACTTATCAAAAAATAATGATAAGAGGCGGAAATGCTTGGGAATTAGCAATAAAAGAAGGCTTTAAAAAAGAACAAATTGATAAGTTGAGAGAAAAAAGAGATGAACTTTATCAATATTTTTTACAAACTAAAGATATTACTATTAAAAATGTAGTTACTACTCTTGAACAATTAAGTAAAAAATATAAAATGGGAATTATTACAACTGCTAGAAGAGTTGACTTTGAACTAATACATAAAAACAGGAATATTATTGATTTTATGGATTTTACTTTATGTGTAGAAGATTATGAAAAAGCAAAACCACACCCTGCTCCCTATCTTGCAGGATTAAAAAAGTTTAATGCAAAAGAAGAAGAAACAGTTGTTATTGAAGATAGCCAAAGAGGACTTGATTCAGCTTATGCTGCTAATATTGATTGTATAGTTATAAAAAATGAGTTTACAAAAAGTCATGATTTTCAAAAAGCAAAATATTTTATTGATAAATTTGATGATTTAAAAAGACTTTTGTAA